A stretch of Aminivibrio pyruvatiphilus DNA encodes these proteins:
- a CDS encoding hemolysin family protein, protein MNVLLTESVLLLILLLVLSAFFSASETAITSSGRGKILALMERYPYQKRFFDWLLRDIQRALTIVLISNNLVNIAASAVATSLAIMLLGQGGLIVSVGVMTVLIVVFGEIFPKSVAIVRSDSILAFSLPLLRLLDILLAPFLWIMVHIVRGLGVIFKVDLKARHPFVTREEFEQMVNIGEESGALEEVERKMIHGIISFEETRVYEIMVPRTDMDAVSSEATVSEAMKIFQEHGHSRVPVYDESPDDIVGILYVKDTIPSLLAGNLSVPVSSIMRQALFVPESMRVVELFNTMKGRHVHMAIVVDEYGGVAGIATLEDLLEEIVGEIQDEYDKEKPTLLPEDDGSWLVQGHLGLEDLSDFLGSSFESEDAESLGGLVLSISGDFPSPGETVHYRSHSDGKVWEIEVLEVEDHRIKLLRLRPKEKGFFFPEGGE, encoded by the coding sequence GTGAACGTGCTGCTCACCGAATCCGTCCTCCTGCTGATCCTGCTGCTTGTCCTCTCCGCCTTTTTCAGCGCGTCCGAGACGGCCATCACCTCCTCCGGCAGGGGGAAGATCCTGGCCCTCATGGAGCGCTACCCCTACCAGAAGCGGTTCTTCGACTGGCTGCTCCGGGACATCCAGAGGGCCCTCACCATCGTCCTCATCTCGAACAACCTGGTGAACATCGCAGCCAGCGCCGTGGCCACGTCGCTGGCCATCATGCTCCTCGGCCAGGGCGGGCTCATCGTGTCCGTCGGCGTCATGACCGTGCTCATCGTGGTCTTCGGCGAGATTTTTCCCAAGAGCGTGGCCATCGTCCGGTCGGACTCCATTCTTGCCTTCTCCCTGCCCCTGCTCAGACTGCTCGACATCCTGCTCGCCCCCTTCCTGTGGATCATGGTCCACATTGTCCGGGGCCTCGGGGTGATCTTCAAGGTGGACCTCAAGGCGCGGCACCCCTTCGTCACCAGGGAGGAATTCGAGCAGATGGTCAACATCGGCGAGGAGTCGGGCGCCCTGGAGGAAGTGGAACGGAAGATGATCCACGGCATCATCTCCTTCGAGGAGACCAGGGTCTACGAGATCATGGTCCCCCGCACCGACATGGATGCCGTCTCCTCGGAAGCCACCGTGAGCGAGGCCATGAAGATATTCCAGGAGCATGGCCACAGCCGGGTTCCCGTCTATGACGAGAGCCCCGACGACATCGTGGGCATCCTCTACGTCAAGGACACCATCCCCAGCCTCCTCGCGGGGAACCTTTCCGTGCCCGTCTCGTCCATCATGCGCCAGGCCCTCTTCGTTCCCGAAAGCATGAGGGTGGTGGAACTCTTCAACACCATGAAGGGACGCCACGTCCACATGGCCATCGTGGTGGACGAATACGGCGGAGTGGCGGGCATCGCCACCCTGGAAGACCTGCTCGAGGAGATCGTGGGCGAGATCCAGGACGAATACGACAAGGAAAAGCCCACCCTTCTCCCCGAGGATGACGGATCCTGGCTCGTCCAGGGACACCTCGGCCTCGAAGACCTCAGCGACTTCCTCGGCTCGTCCTTCGAGTCCGAGGACGCCGAGAGCCTCGGCGGCCTGGTTCTCTCCATCTCGGGGGATTTTCCCTCTCCCGGGGAAACAGTCCACTATAGGTCCCATTCGGACGGCAAAGTCTGGGAGATAGAGGTCCTCGAGGTGGAAGACCACAGGATCAAGCTGCTCCGGCTCCGGCCCAAGGAGAAGGGCTTCTTCTTCCCGGAGGGCGGGGAATGA
- the recO gene encoding DNA repair protein RecO codes for MSDTLPQGLVRRSGVVLRRDANPEGNISLYLLLRGIGPVWVSAPGAGRGRVRFGGGAEPLSWGNFNLYKGTRRFYLKSVDVKEDFWSLRAAPEKLRVLLEWDRLLCLHLVPGLPCDELVALFYWSSILVREGADPPAVEWRFLRKWLEAWGLAPSLSFCLSCGKPLGDAVWNAEGLNCPECARHSGGACLTDSRRKRLVAAAECPFDEVKRLFPASGNDREFWKDACKRMKNMFENQK; via the coding sequence GTGAGCGACACCCTTCCCCAGGGGCTCGTCCGCCGGTCGGGGGTTGTTCTGCGCCGGGATGCCAACCCCGAGGGGAACATTTCCCTCTACCTCCTCCTCAGGGGCATCGGCCCGGTCTGGGTTTCCGCCCCGGGCGCCGGCAGGGGGAGAGTTCGTTTCGGCGGGGGAGCGGAACCTCTCTCGTGGGGAAACTTCAACCTTTACAAAGGAACGAGAAGGTTTTATCTTAAGTCGGTAGACGTGAAGGAAGATTTCTGGTCCCTCCGGGCCGCTCCGGAAAAACTCCGGGTGCTTCTGGAATGGGACCGGCTGCTCTGCCTCCACCTCGTTCCCGGACTTCCCTGCGATGAACTGGTCGCCCTTTTTTACTGGTCCTCCATCCTGGTCAGGGAAGGTGCGGACCCCCCGGCAGTGGAGTGGCGCTTCTTGCGCAAGTGGCTGGAAGCCTGGGGACTGGCTCCGTCGCTTTCATTCTGCCTTTCCTGCGGGAAGCCCCTCGGCGATGCCGTATGGAACGCGGAAGGGCTGAACTGCCCGGAGTGCGCCCGCCACAGCGGAGGGGCCTGCCTGACGGACAGCCGGCGGAAACGGCTGGTCGCCGCGGCGGAATGCCCCTTTGACGAGGTGAAGCGGCTCTTTCCGGCGTCCGGAAATGACAGGGAATTCTGGAAGGACGCCTGCAAAAGGATGAAGAACATGTTCGAAAATCAGAAATGA
- a CDS encoding cytidine deaminase produces the protein MTSLNLDPFRSSWPEDYPPAEDLLRAAEEARAMAYAPYSRFSVGAALLVEGRPGFVTGCNVENASYGLSLCAERNAAGTLAASGGGRPLAVAIAGAEGEPCLPCGACRQFLAEFNPSLLVVVREGAGAAVLSLSALFPAPFLLEKESRS, from the coding sequence ATGACCTCCCTGAACCTGGACCCCTTCCGCTCCTCCTGGCCGGAAGACTACCCGCCCGCCGAAGACCTGCTCCGGGCTGCGGAGGAGGCCCGCGCCATGGCCTACGCTCCCTATTCCCGGTTTTCCGTGGGGGCCGCCCTTCTCGTGGAGGGACGGCCGGGTTTCGTCACCGGCTGCAACGTGGAGAATGCCTCCTACGGACTCTCCCTCTGTGCCGAGCGGAATGCCGCCGGGACCCTCGCGGCGTCCGGCGGAGGCAGGCCCCTTGCCGTCGCCATCGCGGGGGCCGAAGGGGAGCCGTGTCTTCCCTGCGGTGCCTGCAGGCAGTTTCTCGCCGAGTTCAACCCCTCTCTGCTGGTCGTCGTCCGGGAAGGTGCCGGAGCGGCGGTCCTCAGCCTCTCGGCCCTGTTCCCCGCGCCCTTCCTCCTGGAAAAGGAGTCCCGGTCATGA
- a CDS encoding pyruvate, water dikinase regulatory protein: protein MDALETLTLFIVSDSTGETAEHVALAAISQFDTDFSKIVRYRYVEGSGKIDEVVSRAAAVPSIVVCTLVDRQTRSVFAEKTAAAGIPFVDLLGPMVDALEMRLGRKPLQAPGLLRKLDEDYFQKIKAVEFAIQCDDGRSTESLPEADLVILGVSRTGKTPLSMYIANKGFKAANIPLIPEVDPPEIIRKVPSSKIVGLIISAERLIQIRQERLRLLGLEPSASAYATRERVDRELQAATDYLKSLGARIYDVTDRAVEETAQEILDFLRAR from the coding sequence GTGGACGCCCTGGAAACCCTGACCCTTTTTATCGTTTCCGATTCCACCGGCGAGACGGCGGAGCACGTGGCCCTCGCCGCCATCAGCCAGTTCGACACCGATTTCTCGAAGATCGTCCGGTACCGGTACGTGGAGGGATCCGGAAAGATTGACGAGGTCGTGTCCCGGGCGGCCGCCGTCCCTTCCATCGTGGTCTGCACCCTGGTGGACCGGCAGACCCGCTCCGTCTTCGCCGAGAAAACCGCCGCCGCGGGAATTCCCTTTGTGGACCTTCTCGGCCCCATGGTGGACGCCCTGGAGATGCGGCTTGGCAGAAAACCCCTCCAGGCGCCGGGACTGCTCCGGAAGCTGGACGAAGACTACTTCCAGAAGATCAAGGCCGTGGAATTCGCCATCCAGTGCGACGACGGCCGGAGCACCGAATCCCTGCCCGAGGCTGACCTGGTCATCCTCGGCGTCTCCAGGACGGGAAAGACCCCCCTCTCCATGTACATCGCCAACAAAGGCTTCAAGGCCGCCAACATCCCCCTCATCCCCGAGGTGGATCCCCCGGAGATCATCAGGAAAGTACCATCGTCCAAGATAGTGGGCCTCATCATCTCGGCTGAAAGGCTCATCCAGATCCGGCAGGAGAGGCTCCGGCTCCTCGGTCTCGAACCGTCGGCTTCCGCCTACGCCACCAGGGAGCGGGTGGATCGGGAGCTGCAGGCCGCCACCGACTATCTCAAGTCCCTTGGCGCACGCATCTACGATGTGACCGACAGGGCCGTGGAAGAGACTGCCCAGGAGATCCTGGATTTCCTCAGGGCCCGCTGA
- a CDS encoding pyruvate, water dikinase regulatory protein, with product MVTFGERRNGFSFPDGENVDLFVLSDCLSEVAEACASWITRRFGKTGIEITRFGSLTGEDKIREALDEASRTGAVVLHCFLSGEYRRLVKETCLGQGTDEYDAFSPVLTGLETAAGQGPKEDRALLHPMDREYFRRVRAVEYTIAADDGGNPSILKEADVVIVGISRTGKSPLCMYLAHRGIMAANVPLVPGIEPPPQLFRIPRTRIVGLTRSPVSLGEIRTRRMSMMGLPPEESLYVRSEEIMREIDYASGIMENLGIVIFDVTKRAIEETAHEILALLAGATERHSFHGGAK from the coding sequence GTGGTCACCTTCGGTGAACGACGGAACGGATTTTCTTTCCCCGACGGGGAAAACGTGGATCTTTTCGTTCTCTCGGACTGCCTCTCCGAGGTTGCCGAGGCCTGCGCGTCATGGATCACCCGCCGCTTCGGCAAGACGGGCATCGAAATAACCCGCTTCGGCTCCCTGACAGGAGAGGACAAAATCCGCGAGGCCCTGGACGAAGCCTCCCGGACAGGCGCCGTGGTGCTTCATTGCTTTCTTTCCGGAGAATACCGCCGGCTCGTGAAGGAAACCTGCCTCGGTCAGGGCACCGACGAGTACGATGCCTTCTCCCCCGTGCTCACGGGGCTTGAGACGGCGGCAGGCCAGGGGCCGAAAGAAGACCGGGCTCTCCTGCACCCCATGGACAGGGAGTATTTCCGGCGTGTCCGGGCCGTGGAGTATACCATCGCCGCCGACGACGGCGGGAACCCCTCCATCCTCAAGGAGGCGGACGTGGTCATCGTGGGCATATCGAGAACGGGGAAATCCCCCTTGTGCATGTACCTTGCCCACAGGGGCATCATGGCGGCCAACGTGCCCCTCGTTCCCGGCATCGAGCCCCCTCCGCAGCTCTTCCGCATTCCCCGGACGCGGATCGTGGGCCTCACGAGATCGCCCGTATCCCTGGGGGAAATCCGCACCAGGCGCATGTCCATGATGGGGTTGCCCCCGGAAGAAAGTTTGTATGTACGTTCTGAAGAAATTATGAGGGAAATCGATTACGCTTCGGGTATAATGGAAAATCTCGGCATTGTGATTTTCGATGTCACGAAACGGGCTATAGAGGAAACGGCCCATGAAATACTTGCCCTGCTCGCCGGGGCGACGGAGAGACATTCATTCCATGGAGGTGCGAAATAG
- the ppdK gene encoding pyruvate, phosphate dikinase, with translation MNAEKYVYSFREGNAEMKNLLGGKGANLAQMVQYGLPVPQGFILTTHACLEYGKDEKFLDGIWGDVVAAMNALEKETGKTFGSGENPLLVSVRSGAPVSMPGMMDTVLNLGLNDESVESLARASSDRRFAFDSYRRFIQMYGNVVHGVNGDAFEEVLEHAKKTLGVTFDNEIPEKDLVEVVAKFKEIFKKSAGFDFPSDPWQQLRNAVVAVFRSWGNPRAVTYRKLHKIPDTYGTAVNIVSMVYGNLGDDCGTGVCFTRNPSDGTKELYGEFLVNAQGEDVVAGIRTPLPIAQLKDAMPAIYDELFEITTNLEKAYKDMQDIEFTIERNKLYILQTRNGKRSAGAAVKIAVDMVNEGLIDKKTAVGRVSPEQVEMLLHRQVDPKAENEVLAKGLPASPGAGVGIVCFDADDAVELAKSGKKVILARPETCPDDIHGLFAAEAIVTSRGGMTSHAAVVARGLGKPCVSGCEDILIDLNKETISKGDRVVRKGDTITVDGSTGRVLIGGAPLKEASFSEDFKTVLSWSDEFARLQVWANGDTPEDARRARSFGAKGIGLCRTEHMFMAADRLPVMQRLVVADSYEERVKALDELKVMQKEDFYGILKEMQGLPVIIRLLDPPLHEFMPKERDLEEELAELVAAGKEHSPEADGVRKVMAKVESLKESNPMLGFRGCRLGIVYPEISAMQASAIFEAVLQLVDEGIDIHPEIMIPLVGVKTEMEFFRKQIDEIAKDYMEKSGKKFSYLVGTMIEVPHAAFVADQIAEHAEFFSFGTNDLTQTTFGYSRDDAEGKFLGHYEDKGILPVNPFHELDRDGVGALMEIAVEKGRKVNPKLSIGICGEHGGNPSSIAFCHAVGLNYVSCSPFRVPVARISAAHAAMGKIS, from the coding sequence ATGAACGCAGAGAAGTACGTGTACAGTTTCAGAGAAGGCAACGCGGAGATGAAAAATCTCCTGGGAGGCAAGGGAGCCAACCTGGCCCAGATGGTCCAGTACGGCCTTCCCGTTCCCCAGGGGTTCATTCTGACCACCCACGCCTGCCTCGAATACGGCAAGGACGAGAAGTTCCTTGACGGCATCTGGGGCGATGTCGTTGCCGCCATGAATGCCCTTGAGAAAGAAACGGGCAAGACCTTCGGCTCGGGGGAGAACCCCCTGCTGGTCTCGGTCCGTTCCGGAGCCCCCGTCTCCATGCCCGGAATGATGGACACGGTGCTCAACCTCGGCCTCAACGACGAATCGGTGGAATCCCTGGCCAGGGCCTCCAGTGACAGGCGCTTTGCCTTCGACAGCTACCGCCGCTTCATCCAGATGTACGGCAACGTGGTCCACGGAGTCAACGGAGACGCCTTCGAAGAAGTGCTGGAGCACGCCAAGAAAACCCTCGGCGTAACCTTCGACAACGAGATCCCCGAGAAAGACCTCGTGGAGGTGGTCGCGAAGTTCAAGGAGATCTTCAAAAAGTCAGCCGGGTTCGACTTCCCCTCCGACCCCTGGCAGCAGCTCCGCAACGCCGTCGTGGCGGTCTTCAGAAGCTGGGGCAACCCCAGGGCCGTCACCTACAGGAAGCTCCACAAAATTCCCGACACCTACGGAACGGCGGTCAACATCGTCTCCATGGTCTACGGCAACCTGGGCGACGACTGCGGCACCGGCGTGTGCTTCACCCGGAACCCCTCCGACGGAACGAAGGAGCTCTACGGCGAATTCCTCGTCAACGCCCAGGGTGAGGACGTGGTGGCCGGCATCAGGACGCCCCTTCCCATCGCCCAGCTCAAGGACGCCATGCCCGCCATCTACGACGAACTTTTCGAGATTACCACCAACCTCGAGAAGGCCTACAAGGACATGCAGGACATCGAGTTCACCATCGAGCGCAACAAGCTCTACATCCTCCAGACCCGGAACGGCAAGCGCTCCGCCGGGGCGGCAGTCAAGATCGCCGTGGACATGGTGAACGAAGGCCTCATCGACAAGAAAACCGCCGTCGGCAGGGTCTCCCCCGAGCAGGTTGAAATGCTCCTGCACCGGCAGGTCGACCCCAAGGCGGAGAATGAAGTGCTCGCCAAGGGACTTCCCGCTTCCCCCGGCGCCGGCGTGGGCATCGTCTGCTTCGACGCCGACGACGCCGTCGAACTGGCCAAGTCCGGCAAGAAAGTCATCCTTGCCAGGCCCGAGACCTGCCCCGACGACATCCACGGCCTTTTCGCCGCCGAGGCCATCGTCACCAGCCGCGGAGGCATGACCAGCCACGCCGCCGTGGTCGCCCGCGGACTCGGCAAGCCCTGCGTCAGCGGATGTGAGGACATCCTCATCGACCTCAACAAGGAGACCATCTCCAAGGGCGACAGGGTCGTCCGCAAGGGAGACACCATCACCGTGGACGGCAGCACCGGCCGGGTTCTCATCGGCGGCGCCCCCCTCAAGGAGGCTTCCTTCAGCGAAGACTTCAAGACCGTCCTCTCCTGGTCCGACGAATTTGCCCGCCTCCAGGTCTGGGCCAACGGCGACACCCCCGAGGACGCCCGGCGCGCCCGGTCCTTCGGCGCCAAGGGCATCGGCCTCTGCCGCACCGAGCACATGTTCATGGCCGCCGACCGCCTTCCCGTCATGCAGCGCCTCGTGGTGGCCGACAGCTACGAGGAGCGGGTCAAGGCCCTCGATGAGCTCAAGGTCATGCAGAAGGAAGACTTCTACGGCATCCTGAAGGAAATGCAGGGCCTTCCCGTCATCATCCGCCTCCTCGACCCGCCCCTCCACGAGTTCATGCCCAAGGAGAGGGACCTCGAGGAAGAGCTCGCCGAACTCGTTGCCGCCGGAAAGGAACACTCTCCCGAGGCCGACGGCGTCCGCAAGGTCATGGCCAAGGTGGAATCCCTCAAGGAGTCCAACCCCATGCTCGGCTTCCGGGGCTGCCGCCTCGGCATCGTCTACCCCGAAATCTCCGCCATGCAGGCCAGCGCCATCTTCGAGGCCGTCCTGCAGCTTGTGGACGAGGGCATCGACATTCATCCCGAAATCATGATCCCCCTTGTGGGCGTGAAGACCGAGATGGAGTTCTTCAGAAAGCAGATCGACGAAATCGCCAAGGACTACATGGAAAAGTCCGGCAAGAAGTTCAGCTACCTCGTGGGCACCATGATCGAAGTACCCCACGCAGCCTTCGTGGCCGATCAGATCGCCGAGCACGCCGAATTCTTCAGCTTCGGCACCAACGACCTCACCCAGACCACCTTCGGATACTCCCGCGACGACGCCGAGGGCAAATTCCTCGGTCACTACGAGGACAAGGGCATTCTCCCCGTCAACCCCTTCCACGAGCTCGACCGGGACGGCGTGGGCGCCCTCATGGAGATCGCCGTGGAAAAGGGACGGAAAGTCAATCCCAAGCTTTCCATCGGCATCTGCGGCGAGCACGGAGGCAACCCCTCCAGCATCGCCTTCTGTCATGCCGTGGGCCTCAACTACGTGAGCTGCTCGCCCTTCAGGGTCCCCGTGGCCCGGATCTCCGCCGCCCACGCGGCCATGGGCAAAATCAGCTAG
- the era gene encoding GTPase Era, translated as MTNAGAPFRSGIVVLAGRPNVGKSSLINRLIAYKASIVSDKPQTTRNVIRCVYNGDGFQIVFTDTPGIHLPKHTLGRTIVDAAVASMNDANLVCYVVEASDRSVGPEDEEILACLEKAETPILLVVNKCDSQKDKDLPDRVAAIYGARISPAGAVAVSAKTGRGIPELVSMIVKHLPEGPPFYDEDIFVDRPEKFIASEIIREKVLRLTHEEVPHSAAVEIEEYKSPDEYPEREVLFIRATIYVEREGQKRIIIGDKGTRLREIGRLARLEIQALTGHRVYLDLWVKVRSDWRRSESDLRKLGIKEQSP; from the coding sequence ATGACGAACGCCGGCGCCCCCTTCCGGTCGGGCATCGTGGTCCTCGCCGGACGGCCCAATGTGGGCAAATCGTCCCTCATCAACCGCCTGATCGCCTACAAGGCCTCCATCGTCTCCGACAAGCCCCAGACCACCCGGAACGTCATCCGCTGCGTCTACAACGGCGACGGCTTCCAGATCGTCTTCACCGACACGCCGGGGATCCACCTTCCGAAGCACACCCTGGGCCGGACCATCGTGGACGCCGCCGTGGCCTCCATGAACGACGCCAACCTCGTCTGCTACGTGGTGGAGGCCTCGGACCGCTCCGTCGGCCCCGAGGACGAAGAGATCCTCGCCTGCCTCGAAAAGGCGGAGACCCCCATCCTGCTGGTGGTCAACAAGTGCGACAGCCAGAAGGATAAAGACCTCCCCGACAGGGTGGCCGCCATCTACGGGGCCCGGATTTCCCCGGCGGGCGCCGTGGCCGTGTCGGCCAAAACGGGCAGGGGCATTCCCGAGCTCGTCTCCATGATCGTGAAGCACCTTCCCGAAGGCCCTCCCTTTTACGACGAGGACATCTTCGTCGACCGGCCGGAAAAGTTCATCGCCTCGGAGATCATCCGGGAGAAGGTCCTCCGGCTCACCCACGAGGAGGTTCCCCACAGCGCGGCGGTGGAAATCGAGGAGTACAAGAGCCCCGACGAATACCCCGAACGGGAGGTTCTCTTCATCCGGGCCACCATCTACGTGGAACGGGAGGGGCAGAAGCGGATCATCATCGGCGACAAGGGCACCCGTCTCCGGGAGATCGGCCGCCTCGCCCGGCTCGAGATCCAGGCCCTCACCGGGCACAGGGTCTACCTCGACCTCTGGGTGAAGGTCCGTTCGGACTGGCGCAGATCCGAGTCGGACCTCCGCAAGCTGGGGATCAAAGAACAGTCGCCGTGA
- the glyS gene encoding glycine--tRNA ligase subunit beta, translated as MVLKNILLEIGTEEIPSRFLPDTLEFLEKTARDDLASARIAFKSLSVFATPRRIALLVRDADERQSDLVNTFKGPAWNAAFDVNGNPTRAAHGFAKSRGVSIEQLTPTEVDGVRYACAEVSEPGGRSIDMLPELLPALIRKLVFPKNMYWDDPTVRFARPIRWILAMADREVIPFEYGGIRSGNSTVGHRFMGARNIVIGDAADFMDKLYDNYVILDQDKRRQKMLAGIASLEKDLDGSVELDPEVINENLYLVEYPVPFFGSFSRKYLEMPEEVLTTSMKKNQKYFSVRGKNGKLLPYFVGVSNNLASNMAVVREGNERVLRARLEDAAFFWGEDLRNPLAANVERLKNIVYQEKLGSLHDKIMTTRELALWLCGEMAMNDLVPVVDRAAFLAKADLVTNMVYEFPELQGLMGREYALRNGEPEKVARALYDQYLPKAAGSELPGEVPGAILGLAERTHVIVSCHKVGLEPSGSQDPYGLRRAARCINEIIWGLRLDVDVSRLAEQSMKLLSASPGTGEKVLAFLSQRLLMQVKEKGFGHELTSLAISVTGHRPLQVLRFLDVFSKLQGVEWFSNLVTSAVRVRNIISKSGGEAGTVDPALFARDAETALHGEIRRVLPLVDGAMEKQDWNGLAGYLAELSPFVTAFFDDVLVMDPDEKIKNNRIALLSMCSALFLKVGDVGVLKGA; from the coding sequence ATGGTACTGAAAAACATCCTTCTCGAAATCGGAACCGAAGAAATCCCATCCCGTTTCCTGCCGGACACCCTCGAATTCCTCGAGAAGACCGCCAGGGACGACCTGGCCTCCGCCCGGATAGCCTTCAAGAGCCTTTCCGTCTTCGCCACGCCCCGCAGGATAGCCCTCCTCGTGCGTGACGCCGACGAACGGCAGAGCGACCTGGTCAACACCTTCAAGGGGCCGGCATGGAACGCCGCCTTCGACGTCAACGGCAACCCCACCAGGGCGGCCCACGGCTTCGCCAAGAGCCGGGGGGTCTCCATCGAACAGCTTACTCCCACGGAAGTGGACGGCGTGCGCTATGCCTGCGCCGAGGTCTCCGAGCCCGGGGGCAGGAGCATCGACATGCTCCCGGAGCTCCTTCCCGCCCTCATCAGGAAGCTCGTCTTCCCCAAGAACATGTACTGGGACGACCCCACGGTCCGCTTCGCCAGGCCCATCCGGTGGATCCTCGCCATGGCTGACCGGGAAGTCATCCCCTTCGAATACGGCGGAATCAGGAGCGGAAACTCCACGGTGGGGCACCGCTTCATGGGTGCCCGGAACATCGTCATCGGTGACGCGGCCGACTTCATGGACAAGCTCTACGACAACTACGTCATCCTCGACCAGGACAAGCGCCGCCAGAAGATGCTCGCCGGCATCGCCTCCCTTGAGAAGGACCTGGACGGCTCCGTGGAGCTCGACCCCGAGGTCATCAACGAAAACCTTTACCTGGTGGAGTATCCCGTGCCCTTCTTCGGGTCCTTCAGCAGGAAGTACCTTGAAATGCCCGAAGAAGTGCTCACCACCTCCATGAAAAAGAACCAGAAGTACTTCTCCGTCCGGGGGAAAAACGGGAAGCTCCTTCCCTACTTCGTGGGCGTGAGCAACAACCTGGCCTCCAACATGGCGGTGGTCCGGGAGGGCAACGAGCGGGTCCTCAGGGCCCGCCTCGAGGACGCCGCCTTCTTCTGGGGCGAAGACCTCAGAAATCCGCTCGCCGCCAACGTGGAACGTCTCAAGAACATCGTCTACCAGGAGAAGCTCGGCTCTCTCCACGACAAGATCATGACCACCAGGGAGCTGGCTCTCTGGCTCTGCGGCGAAATGGCCATGAACGACCTCGTTCCCGTGGTGGACCGCGCGGCGTTCCTCGCCAAGGCCGACCTTGTCACCAACATGGTTTACGAATTTCCCGAACTCCAGGGGCTCATGGGCAGGGAGTACGCCCTCCGAAACGGCGAGCCCGAAAAAGTGGCCCGGGCGCTCTATGACCAGTATCTCCCCAAGGCCGCGGGCAGCGAACTTCCCGGAGAGGTGCCGGGAGCCATCCTCGGCCTCGCCGAACGGACCCACGTCATCGTGAGCTGCCACAAGGTAGGCCTCGAGCCCAGCGGCTCCCAGGATCCCTACGGTCTCCGCCGGGCCGCCCGGTGCATCAACGAGATCATCTGGGGCCTCAGGCTTGACGTGGACGTTTCCAGGCTGGCGGAGCAGTCCATGAAGCTCCTGTCAGCCTCGCCCGGGACGGGGGAAAAGGTCCTGGCCTTCCTTTCCCAGCGGCTGCTCATGCAGGTCAAGGAAAAGGGATTCGGCCACGAGCTCACATCACTGGCAATATCCGTCACGGGACACAGGCCCCTCCAGGTCCTGCGGTTCCTGGACGTATTCTCGAAGCTCCAGGGGGTGGAATGGTTCTCCAACCTGGTCACCTCGGCGGTGCGGGTGCGGAACATCATCTCCAAGAGCGGGGGAGAGGCGGGAACAGTGGACCCGGCCCTCTTCGCCAGGGACGCGGAGACCGCCCTCCACGGCGAAATCCGGAGAGTGCTTCCCCTCGTTGACGGGGCCATGGAAAAACAGGACTGGAACGGTCTCGCGGGATATCTCGCGGAACTGTCGCCCTTCGTCACGGCCTTCTTTGACGATGTTCTTGTCATGGATCCCGATGAAAAGATAAAAAACAACCGCATAGCCCTCCTTTCCATGTGCAGCGCCCTCTTCCTCAAGGTGGGGGACGTGGGGGTGCTCAAAGGAGCCTGA
- a CDS encoding glycine--tRNA ligase subunit alpha — MNFQEIIFRLERFWAEQGCVVQQPYDIEVGAGTMNPATCLRVLGPEPWRVGYVEPSRRPADGRYGENPNRLQHYYQYQVIIKPAPANIIDLYLQSLAALGIEPAAHDIRFVEDDWESPTVGAWGLGWEVWLDGMEVTQFTYFQQVGGIDMDLVPAEITYGIERIAMFVQKVENVYDLQWVEDVKYGDIHHKGEVEYSHYNFEIADTKMLFQLFGMYEAEAVRILDKGFVLPAYDYVLKCSHTFNLLDARNAISVTERTGYIGRIRMLAGKCCAAYAAQRRAMGHPFRGKFGPESARR; from the coding sequence GTGAATTTCCAGGAAATCATCTTTCGCCTCGAACGGTTCTGGGCGGAGCAGGGATGTGTCGTCCAGCAGCCCTACGACATAGAGGTCGGGGCGGGCACCATGAACCCCGCCACATGCCTCCGGGTCCTCGGCCCCGAGCCGTGGAGGGTGGGCTACGTGGAGCCGTCCCGCAGACCCGCCGACGGCAGGTACGGCGAAAACCCCAACCGCCTGCAGCACTACTACCAGTACCAGGTCATCATCAAGCCCGCCCCCGCCAACATCATCGACCTCTATCTCCAGAGCCTCGCCGCCCTGGGCATCGAGCCCGCCGCCCACGACATCCGGTTCGTGGAGGACGACTGGGAATCCCCCACCGTGGGGGCCTGGGGTCTCGGCTGGGAAGTCTGGCTCGACGGCATGGAGGTCACCCAGTTCACCTACTTCCAGCAGGTGGGCGGCATCGACATGGACCTGGTGCCCGCCGAGATCACCTACGGCATCGAGCGCATCGCCATGTTCGTCCAGAAGGTGGAGAACGTCTACGACCTCCAGTGGGTGGAAGATGTGAAATACGGCGACATTCACCACAAGGGAGAAGTGGAATACTCCCACTACAACTTCGAGATCGCCGACACGAAGATGCTCTTCCAGCTCTTCGGCATGTACGAGGCCGAGGCCGTGCGCATCCTGGACAAGGGTTTCGTCCTTCCCGCCTACGACTACGTCCTGAAATGCTCCCACACCTTCAATCTTCTTGACGCCAGGAACGCCATCAGCGTCACCGAGCGGACGGGGTACATCGGCAGGATCAGGATGCTCGCGGGCAAGTGCTGCGCCGCCTACGCCGCCCAGAGGCGCGCCATGGGCCATCCCTTCCGCGGAAAATTCGGCCCCGAATCGGCCAGGAGGTAA